DNA sequence from the Carboxydothermus pertinax genome:
CACCTAATTTTGAAGCAGCAAACCAGAGGGCTCCGTCTTTTTCGTAAAGGTAGCCTCTTTCTAATAAAAGCTTTACTGTTTTCTCTACTTCTCCGGAATCATGTAACGATTTTTCGGAAAACCAAACATCGTACTTTACCCCGAAGTTCTCCAAAGAGGCCTTAATAGCTAAAAGCTTTTCTTCTAGGGCAATTTTTCCTAAAAACTCTTGCCTTTCTTTTTCCGGCAGGTGAATAAAACGATCCCCATACTGAGCAATGATGTTTTTAGCGGTCTCAATAATATCTTCACCGTGGTAGCCTTCTTCGGGAAACTCAATTTTATACCCTAAAAGTTCTAAATAGCGAGCCTCAACCGATTTATTAAAGCTTTCAATCTGGTTTCCGGCATCGTTAATGTAGTACTCCCGGGAAACTTCATACCCTGCCACTTTAAGGATATTAGCAAGGATATCCCCTAAAGCCGCTCCCCTGCCGTTACCCATATGAAGAAGACCTGTGGGGTTAGCCGAAACAAACTCTACCTGCACTTTTTTCCCGGCCCCCAAAGATAACTGACCGTACTTATCTCCCATACTCAATACTTCCGGAATAACTTCGGTTACCCAATCGCTTTTAAAATAAAAATTAATAAAACCGGGCCCAGCAATTTCAACCCGCTCCACCAGCGGTGGATATTCTAAAAACTCAAGTAAGGTACTGGCAATTTCCCGGGGGTTTTTCCGGGCTTTTTTGGTAAGAAGCAGGGCTAAGTTGGTGGCTAAATCGCCGTGGGCTTTTTCTTTGGGTTTCTCCAGTTCAAAGGATAAATCGTCCTCTACCCCTAAATATCCGGCCTTTATCGCCGCTTTCCGTAAATTTTCTTTAATCTCCCCCGTAATTCTTTGTAAAAGATACTCCACTTTCAAGCCTCCCTAACCTCAATAGACAAAAAGTTATCGGAAACCTTTTGCCGTTCTAAATTTAATTCATATAAAAGCTTAATCGTCCCGCCCATTTCTGTCAAGTCTACATACACTTCCGAAGGATGTACGGCCAAACTCATCATGCCAAAGGGAGTAATATACATGCATTCATGAAAAACTCCCTGCTCAAATACCGATTTTTGTTCATTTTTTCCCATCCGGTTTAAAGTAACTCTTGAAGGCTCTACTTTAATTGTGGTTGTTGTGCCTTCCATCCCGGAAATCTCCGATTCTTGGTACACTAAATAGTAGCAATCCGGCTTTTTGTAGAGATACCCTAATGTGGTGAGCTCAATGGTGTCCTCTTCCCCCCATTCATTTTTTTGACTCCCTTTGACGGTAATTAACACTTCCTTTTTCATTGGGCATTCCTCCCTGGATTGATATAAAAATAAAAAGGAAAGAAGGTAGAAAAACCCTCTTTCCTATGTCCCATACTTAAAACCAGCTTGAAAACACGCAATATTGGCGTCAGCATATTTCCCCGAGCGTTTTTGAATTTCAAAAATCCAGGCATCTTCCGGAAAAGTTAGCATCTTTGCTAAAAATCCTAAAAGTACCATATTTATGCCTCGGGGGTTCTTTAAAGATTGGGCAATTTCCCGGGCAGGAATTAAATGATAAGTTCTTCCCTGGGCGTTTTCTTGAAAGTCCGGGTAAGTAGTTCCACCGGTTAATACCGGCAGGGGATAAATCTCCTGGTCGTTTACCAGGGCCCTGCCTTTCGGTTTTAAATAGGAAAGCCAACGTAAGGCTTCTAACTTTTCAAAAGCCAAAAGAAAGTCCGCTTCTTTTTCGGCTATTAAAGGAGAATTCACCATCTGGCCAAAGCGTAGATAAGTAACCACCGCGCCGCCCCGCTGGGCCATGCCGTGAACTTCGGCCACTTTGACGTCAAGACCAGCCCTTTCGGCTACCCCAGCAACAATTTTACTCGCTAAAATGGTACCCTGACCGCCAACACCGGCCAGCAAGATATTTTTATCCAAGGGAATCGTCCCCCTTTAATATGGCTGAAAATCTGCAGACTTGAGCGCAAACACCGCAGCCATTACATAAGAGCGGGTCAATTGTGGCTTTTTTATCTTTAAAAGCTATTGCCGGGCAGCCAAGCTTAAGGCAACGCTGGCAACCGGTACATTTCTCTTCAATTACCGTTAAAGGCTCTCTAGATTGATTGGGTAATAACGCACATTCCCGTCGTACTACCACTACCGAAACTTCCTCCGCCGCTACTTCCCGGGCAATAACTTTTTTTAGTTCTTTTAAATTAAAGGGGTCAACGGTTTCAACCCGCCTAACCCCTAGGGCTTTTGCCAGGGCCTCAAAATCTACTTGCGGTGCCGGTTCTCCCATCAAAGTTTGCCCCGTTGCCGGGTGGGGCTGATGGCCGGTCATGGCAGTGGTACGGTTATCCAGTATTAATATAGTCCCCTTACCACCATTATATACCATATCAATTAGAGGTGTAATCCCCGAATGTAAAAAAGTTGAATCCCCAATTACCGCCACGGTTTTCTTAGCAAATTCAGGGCTGGCTTTCTCCATCCCCAAAGCCATGCCAATCCCGGCACCCATGCAAACGGTAGTGTCAATTGCCCCAAGGGGCGGCATCACCCCTAAGGTGTAACAGCCAATATCCCCGGTAACTGTAAGTTTAAGTTCTTTTAAAGTGTAAAATACCGGTCGGTGGGGGCAGCCAGGACACATTACCGGTGGTCGCAAAGGCAAATCTATGCTCGTAATTGGTTCAAGCTCTTCCTCCCCCAGGTATTTTAAAACCGCCCTTTTTACAATTTGGTGATTTAGCTCACCGGTACGGGGAATAATCTCTTTACCTATGGCTTTTATGCCTAAAGCGCGAACATGGTCTTCCAGATAAGGCTCTAATTCTTCGACTACTATGATGGTTTTTACCTTTTCGGCAAAGTTTGAAATAAGTTTTTCCGGAAGCGGCCAGGTAAGCCCAAGCTTTAAAACCGGTGCTTTGGGGAAGGCCTCTTTTACATACTGGTAGCTTATCCCCGACGTTATAAATCCTATCTCCCCTTCTCCTTCTTCAATCCGGTTTAGAGGAGTAATTTCGGCGTATCCCAGAAGTTTTTTCCGCCGCTCCTCCACTACCTGGTGGCGAATTTTAGCATTTCCCGGTATCATAACATATTTCTGAGGGTTTTTGCTGTAGGGTTTTAGCGAGACCTCCAACGGTTTTTCTTCTTCCACCAAAGTATGGGTATGGGCAATGCGCGTGGTAGTCCTTAAAATTACCGGAGTATCAAACTTCTCACTTAAATCATAGGCAAGTTTAACAAACCTCCGCGCCTCTTCACTATCCGACGGTTCTAAAACCGGAATCTTAGCAAGCTTACCGTAATAGCGGTTATCCTGTTCATTTTGCGAGCTGTGAAGCCCCGGATCGTCGGCCGATACCAAAACAAGCCCTGCATTCACCCCGGTATAGCTTAAGGTTAAAAGAGGGTCCGCTGCTACGTTAACTCCCACATGTTTCATGGTAACCAAGGTTCGGGCCCCGGCAAGGGTAGCTCCAATCCCCACTTCCAAGGCAACTTTCTCATTGGGCGACCACTGGGCATAGACCCCAGGGTATTTCACAAAATTTTCTAATATTTCCGTGCTGGGTGTACCAGGATAGCCAACCCCAATTTTCACTCCGGCTTCATATGCCCCCCGGGCAATAGCTTCGTTTCCGGTCATTAATCTTGCCATCCTTTATCCCCTCTCCTCCCTTTTCCGTAAATCCACAACCCTTTTAGCTTTTCCCTCGGACCGTTCCAAAGACCTTGGCTCTAGAAGCTTTACTTTGGCAGTGATCTGCAGGGTTGAGGCCAATCGTTCTTCGATAGTGCGCGTCAATCTTTCTAAATCACTAAATTTTCCGGTAAAGAATTTTTCCTCAATTTCTACTTGTACTTCTAGTTCATCAAGATAACCCCGTTTGGAAATTATTAGCTGATAGTGAGGGGCGGTGCCCTCAATTTCCATTAAAACACTTTCAATTTGCGAGGGAAACACATTGACCCCACGGATAATCAACATGTCATCGGTACGTCCTTTAATCCGTTGCATCCGGGCAGTAGTCCTACCACAGCGGCAGGGCTCAGGATTTATTTTACTGATATCCCTGGTACGATAGCGTAAAAGAGGTAAAGCTTCTTTAGTTAAAGGCGTAATGATCAATTCCCCTTCTTCTCCTGGTTCCTTTGGTTCCAAGGTTACCGGGTCTACCACTTCCACCAGAAAATGGTCTTCATTGATATGAAGCCCTTGCCGCTCCTGACATTCTCCGGAAACACCGGGGCCAATGACTTCCGACAAACCATAATTATCGGTAGCTATAATTCCCCACTGTTTTTCAATTTCTCCTCGCATTTCTTCGGTCCAGGGTTCAGAACCAAATAACCCCCACTTAAGGCCAAGACTCCTGGGCTCTATCCCCAGTTCCCGGGCTATTTCTGCCAAGTGTAATGAATAGGAAGGAGTGCAAATTAAAGCGGTAGTACCAAAATCGCGCATTAGTTGAATCTGGCGACGGGAATTCCCCACCGAAATCGGTACTACTAAAGCTCCCACCTTTTCTAAACCATAATGAAGCCCAAAAGCACCGGTAAAAAGCCCATAGCCAAAGGCAATTTGAGCAGTATCTTCAGCGGTAACGCCAGCCATCGTTACAATTCGGGCAACCACTTCAGCCCAGACTTCCAGGTCACCCCGGGTATAACCCACCACGGTGGGTCGACCGGTAGTCCCACTCGACGCATGGAGCCGCACCAGATTTTTCTTGGGTTCTGCAAATAAACCAAAGGGGTAATTATCCCGAAGATCGTCTTTAGTCGTTACGGGAAGATAGCGTACATCCTTTAACGTCTTTATTTTTTCTGGATAAATCCCGGACTTCTCAAGTTTTTCCCGATAAAAAGGTACTTTTTCATAAGCTCTTTTCACCTGCGCTTTTAGTCGATAAAGCTGCAACTCCTCCAAATCCTTCCTGGACATGCACTCCCTATCAATATTCCAGATACCCCCCAAAGTTCTCCTCTCCTTCTATCCTACTGTTCTTCAAATAAAAGTTTAACCGTACTGCTTTCCTTTGCGGGAACCAGAAAGCTTACTAAAGGAACTACCAAAAAAGGCAGGAAAATTCCATAGACCCCAACAACCGGCAAAATCTTGGCATCAAACCCGTGGTTTATCGCTAATATAAGCACTGTTAATAACCCGGTTAGAGTTCCCGCTACTGCTCCCGCAGCACTTACCCGCCGGAAAAATAATCCGTAAAAATACGGAGCAAAAAAGCTACCGGAAACTGCTCCCCAGGAAATAGCCATTAACGATAAAATTATAGCTGGCTTAAATAGGGCAATAATCACTGATAAAAAGATAAAAAGTACCGTTAATAAGCGTAGGGCCAAAACCTGGTAGCTACCTTTATCTTTAAAGAATTTATTTTCCCCTAAAAGGTCTACCGCCACCGCCGAGCTGGATACTAAAACCAGCGATGATAGGGTAGACATTGATGCCGATAAAACTAACAATAAAATCAATGCTCCTACCCATTCCGGCAAATGATGGGCAATTAACTGGGGTACTAAAAGGTCCGGGGTAGGTTTACCTGTAGCCGGATCTACCGGCAGAGATTTAAAAAATAAAGGCGTTAAGGCGCCAGTAAAATAAGCTCCCCCGGCAATCACCAGGGCAAAAAAGGTTGATACCCAGGTGGCCGGCATTATTGCTTTTTCGTCTCTTATGGCATAAAATTTTTGCACCATTTGCGGTAAGCCCCAGCTGCCAAAGCTGGTTAAAAGCATTAAAAACAATAGAGAGCTAACACCTTGACCGCCAAAAAGGGAAGTAAAGTCCGGATTTATGGCGGAAAGTTTATGATAAATATTAGCAAATCCTCCCACTTCCGGAGCTTTTACAAGGTAAATAACCATTAAAAAAACTCCGCCTAACATTATAATCCCCTGGATAAAATCGGTAAGCGCTACCGCAAAATAGCCCCCCAGCAATAAATAAATTGCTGTAAGCCCTGCCATTAACAAAAGAGCAAAAAGATAAGGTAAGCCAAACACCGCTTCAAAAAGATAGCTAAGGCCCATGTAAACCGAAGCGGAATAGGGCACTAAAAAGACAAAAATGATCAGAGCAGCTAACGGCTTATAAAGAGGCAGGTCATACCTTTTGGCTAAAAATTCCGGCATTGTCCGGACATTAAGCTGCTGCGTCATCTGCCGGGTAGGCTTTGCTAGTACCTTCCACGCAAGAAAGCTTCCAATCACAGCATTGCCAATAGCAATCCAAAGGGCTGGTAGCCCAAAGCTAAATCCCACTTTGCCGGCATAACCTATAAAAAGAACCGCAGAAAAGTAGGTCGTACCATAGGCAAACGCCGACAACCACGGACCTACTTTGCGGCCTCCTAAGATGAAATCATCCACCGTTTTTGTTTTCCTAAACCCAATAAATCCAGCAAAAAGCATAATAAACACAAAAATACCCAAAAACCACAACTTAACCATCCTATCCATCCTCCCGTTTTTAAAATATTTAGTTAAATTTCTTATTATTTTAAACTATTTTAAAATTATTTTCTATAAATTTTTCTGTCAAAATTGATAATTTTTTGTCGAAATCCCTTGGCCTTTAACTTACTATCTGATAATCCTCATTAAAAAATCCGCGGTAAGCAAAATAACTTGCCACATAAGCGGCTACCGTCACTGCTCCTGCCAGCATAAATGCCACCATAATCTGGTACTTTATTGCCAGAAGCGGATTGGCCCCGGCTAAGATTAAACCGGTCATCATCCCCGGAAGCTGGACAATTCCCAGAGTTTTCATCTGATCTACGGTGGGAAGCATTGCCGTTTTAATACTTTCGCGGATAAGGGAAAAAGCCGCTTCCCTAGGCGGAGCACCAAGGCTTAATTTTACTTCTACCTCTTCTCGCCGGTCACGAAAAGTTTGTTTTAAGCTTCTAAATACAAGTCCAACTGCTACCATAGCATTACCCACGATCATCCCGCTGACCGGGATTGCCTGACTGGGCTTGTAGGAAATAGCTCGAAAGGCTATAAGCGTACCGAGAGTAACTATAAGTCCTAACATTATTGCCCCAAAGGATATAAGGTGACTATTTTTTATTCCTTCTCCTCTTTTACCGGCAATATAAGCAGCATTTAAAACCATCACCAGTAAGAGGCCAGTTGTAAACCAAAAATTGTTTTGGGCAAAAATAAATTTTAATACATATCCTACTGCCACTAACTGCACTACTGCCCGAACACTACCCACTAATAGGTCTTTTTCTAGAAAAAGCTGTTCTTTTTTGGAAACAGCTATTGCCAGTATCACCAGGCTAAAGCTTAAAGCTAACGACCAGTTGCTCAATTTTTTCCCTCCCCAAAATATTCAACTTGCCCCTCACTTAAGTACAGCACCTTTTGGAAGTTAAACGCCTCAAGGTTATGGGTAATAGCTAAAATCGTAAGCCCTTTCTCCTCTTTTTCCTTT
Encoded proteins:
- the argS gene encoding arginine--tRNA ligase; protein product: MEYLLQRITGEIKENLRKAAIKAGYLGVEDDLSFELEKPKEKAHGDLATNLALLLTKKARKNPREIASTLLEFLEYPPLVERVEIAGPGFINFYFKSDWVTEVIPEVLSMGDKYGQLSLGAGKKVQVEFVSANPTGLLHMGNGRGAALGDILANILKVAGYEVSREYYINDAGNQIESFNKSVEARYLELLGYKIEFPEEGYHGEDIIETAKNIIAQYGDRFIHLPEKERQEFLGKIALEEKLLAIKASLENFGVKYDVWFSEKSLHDSGEVEKTVKLLLERGYLYEKDGALWFAASKLGEEKDEVLVRKNGVPTYYAADIAYHKNKFDRGFDLVINIWGADHHGHVSRMKTALKALGYDPEKLTVILMQLVRLFRGGELVRMSKRTGQYITLDELVEEVGVDAARYFFIMRSHDAHLDFDLDLAKEKSNENPVYYIQYAHARIMSLYRQCSEQGVSLPELKEVDLKILTNEAELELLRHLAQFPVEIEKCAISLAPHHLARYLHELAGHFHTFYNSCRVLGAEENLSKARLLLVEATRIVLKKGLSILGISAPEKM
- a CDS encoding DUF1934 domain-containing protein, with translation MKKEVLITVKGSQKNEWGEEDTIELTTLGYLYKKPDCYYLVYQESEISGMEGTTTTIKVEPSRVTLNRMGKNEQKSVFEQGVFHECMYITPFGMMSLAVHPSEVYVDLTEMGGTIKLLYELNLERQKVSDNFLSIEVREA
- a CDS encoding indolepyruvate oxidoreductase subunit beta, translated to MDKNILLAGVGGQGTILASKIVAGVAERAGLDVKVAEVHGMAQRGGAVVTYLRFGQMVNSPLIAEKEADFLLAFEKLEALRWLSYLKPKGRALVNDQEIYPLPVLTGGTTYPDFQENAQGRTYHLIPAREIAQSLKNPRGINMVLLGFLAKMLTFPEDAWIFEIQKRSGKYADANIACFQAGFKYGT
- the iorA gene encoding indolepyruvate ferredoxin oxidoreductase subunit alpha; its protein translation is MARLMTGNEAIARGAYEAGVKIGVGYPGTPSTEILENFVKYPGVYAQWSPNEKVALEVGIGATLAGARTLVTMKHVGVNVAADPLLTLSYTGVNAGLVLVSADDPGLHSSQNEQDNRYYGKLAKIPVLEPSDSEEARRFVKLAYDLSEKFDTPVILRTTTRIAHTHTLVEEEKPLEVSLKPYSKNPQKYVMIPGNAKIRHQVVEERRKKLLGYAEITPLNRIEEGEGEIGFITSGISYQYVKEAFPKAPVLKLGLTWPLPEKLISNFAEKVKTIIVVEELEPYLEDHVRALGIKAIGKEIIPRTGELNHQIVKRAVLKYLGEEELEPITSIDLPLRPPVMCPGCPHRPVFYTLKELKLTVTGDIGCYTLGVMPPLGAIDTTVCMGAGIGMALGMEKASPEFAKKTVAVIGDSTFLHSGITPLIDMVYNGGKGTILILDNRTTAMTGHQPHPATGQTLMGEPAPQVDFEALAKALGVRRVETVDPFNLKELKKVIAREVAAEEVSVVVVRRECALLPNQSREPLTVIEEKCTGCQRCLKLGCPAIAFKDKKATIDPLLCNGCGVCAQVCRFSAILKGDDSLG
- a CDS encoding phenylacetate--CoA ligase family protein, producing the protein MSRKDLEELQLYRLKAQVKRAYEKVPFYREKLEKSGIYPEKIKTLKDVRYLPVTTKDDLRDNYPFGLFAEPKKNLVRLHASSGTTGRPTVVGYTRGDLEVWAEVVARIVTMAGVTAEDTAQIAFGYGLFTGAFGLHYGLEKVGALVVPISVGNSRRQIQLMRDFGTTALICTPSYSLHLAEIARELGIEPRSLGLKWGLFGSEPWTEEMRGEIEKQWGIIATDNYGLSEVIGPGVSGECQERQGLHINEDHFLVEVVDPVTLEPKEPGEEGELIITPLTKEALPLLRYRTRDISKINPEPCRCGRTTARMQRIKGRTDDMLIIRGVNVFPSQIESVLMEIEGTAPHYQLIISKRGYLDELEVQVEIEEKFFTGKFSDLERLTRTIEERLASTLQITAKVKLLEPRSLERSEGKAKRVVDLRKREERG
- a CDS encoding sodium:solute symporter family protein — protein: MVKLWFLGIFVFIMLFAGFIGFRKTKTVDDFILGGRKVGPWLSAFAYGTTYFSAVLFIGYAGKVGFSFGLPALWIAIGNAVIGSFLAWKVLAKPTRQMTQQLNVRTMPEFLAKRYDLPLYKPLAALIIFVFLVPYSASVYMGLSYLFEAVFGLPYLFALLLMAGLTAIYLLLGGYFAVALTDFIQGIIMLGGVFLMVIYLVKAPEVGGFANIYHKLSAINPDFTSLFGGQGVSSLLFLMLLTSFGSWGLPQMVQKFYAIRDEKAIMPATWVSTFFALVIAGGAYFTGALTPLFFKSLPVDPATGKPTPDLLVPQLIAHHLPEWVGALILLLVLSASMSTLSSLVLVSSSAVAVDLLGENKFFKDKGSYQVLALRLLTVLFIFLSVIIALFKPAIILSLMAISWGAVSGSFFAPYFYGLFFRRVSAAGAVAGTLTGLLTVLILAINHGFDAKILPVVGVYGIFLPFLVVPLVSFLVPAKESSTVKLLFEEQ
- a CDS encoding ABC transporter permease, with translation MSNWSLALSFSLVILAIAVSKKEQLFLEKDLLVGSVRAVVQLVAVGYVLKFIFAQNNFWFTTGLLLVMVLNAAYIAGKRGEGIKNSHLISFGAIMLGLIVTLGTLIAFRAISYKPSQAIPVSGMIVGNAMVAVGLVFRSLKQTFRDRREEVEVKLSLGAPPREAAFSLIRESIKTAMLPTVDQMKTLGIVQLPGMMTGLILAGANPLLAIKYQIMVAFMLAGAVTVAAYVASYFAYRGFFNEDYQIVS